In a genomic window of Polycladomyces abyssicola:
- a CDS encoding helix-turn-helix domain-containing protein, producing MSADIGRQLKETRESLGLTLDDIQAKTRILKGYLIAIENGQFDKLPSPYYARKYLRQYAEAVGLEPQHILRKFRTNEMTQEKLLEWTTQSMSAVNPDEHKPSSQTTGRFATERLEQTSVHRPSTTASQVYQNDSQSVHSTQRLPALLSDPGETEPASPTEDSPSESMSLSRTNPPVSVRGRGRRKVTRTRKKNGLLGKQRIWLWALSGVLLVSITAGGVYSFLNKEDGGAGQVAAGKNQVTLSNAGKTDPSKEDPSAKLTFVNEDEDTNKYELQSQKQLHLMIQAIDVSRVVITEQKYGAPIKDVTLHPGEEFEYEGAHAELWVRFQFPQNIRMLVNGKPVDPSFYVHIVKKLT from the coding sequence GTGTCGGCAGATATCGGTCGCCAATTGAAGGAGACACGCGAATCGCTCGGTTTGACTTTGGATGATATTCAGGCAAAAACCCGTATCTTGAAGGGTTACTTAATCGCGATTGAAAACGGCCAATTCGACAAATTGCCCAGTCCGTACTACGCACGTAAATACTTGCGTCAATACGCCGAAGCTGTCGGTTTGGAACCCCAACATATCTTGCGCAAATTCCGTACCAATGAAATGACACAGGAAAAATTGCTGGAATGGACGACGCAATCGATGTCCGCGGTCAACCCAGATGAACACAAGCCGTCGTCCCAGACAACGGGCCGTTTCGCAACAGAAAGACTGGAACAAACTTCCGTACATAGACCTAGCACAACTGCCAGCCAAGTTTATCAGAACGATTCACAGTCGGTACATAGCACTCAACGTTTACCTGCATTGCTGTCTGATCCCGGAGAAACAGAACCGGCTTCACCGACAGAGGACAGTCCGTCGGAATCGATGTCATTGTCGCGTACCAACCCCCCGGTTTCCGTTCGAGGGCGTGGACGACGCAAAGTAACGCGCACAAGGAAAAAGAACGGATTGTTAGGAAAACAGAGGATTTGGTTGTGGGCATTATCAGGTGTATTGTTGGTTTCCATTACCGCCGGTGGCGTGTATTCCTTCCTCAACAAGGAAGACGGGGGAGCCGGACAAGTCGCGGCTGGAAAAAATCAGGTAACATTGTCCAATGCCGGAAAAACGGATCCGAGCAAAGAGGATCCCAGCGCGAAATTGACATTCGTGAACGAGGACGAAGATACGAACAAGTATGAACTGCAATCCCAAAAACAGCTTCATTTAATGATCCAAGCGATCGATGTATCCCGGGTGGTCATCACCGAACAAAAATACGGAGCACCGATTAAGGATGTGACTTTGCATCCCGGTGAGGAGTTTGAATACGAGGGAGCTCACGCCGAATTGTGGGTGCGATTTCAGTTCCCGCAAAACATCCGGATGTTGGTGAACGGAAAGCCAGTGGATCCCAGTTTCTATGTTCATATTGTGAAAAAATTGACATAA